Proteins encoded by one window of Vigna radiata var. radiata cultivar VC1973A chromosome 5, Vradiata_ver6, whole genome shotgun sequence:
- the LOC106762579 gene encoding probable serine/threonine-protein kinase WNK3 isoform X2 — protein sequence MLPDSSEQDLDDPDMEFVEVDPSGRYGRYKEVLGKGAFKKVYRAFDELEGIEVAWNQIKLADVLRNSEDFERLYSEVHLLKTLKHKNIIKFYNSWIDSKSENINFITEIFTSGTLRQYRKKHKHVDLRAVKKWSKQILEGLHYLHSNNPPIIHRDLKCDNIFVNGNQGEVKIGDLGLAAILQQANSAHSVIGTPEFMAPELYEEEYNELVDIYAFGMCLLELVTVEYPYVECANAAQIYKKVTSGIKPASLAKVTDPEVKAFIEKCIAHVSERLSAKDLLMDPFLQSDYDNESVGRSSKAQTHHLAIVVDTSSEASREFTVEGQRRDNNTIFLKLRIADSSGHIRNIHFPFDIEADTSTSVASEMVEELELTDQDVTTIARMIDSEIRFHIPSWNVSELPVDSYSQDSGYTSESRPEASPMKHDSVTSPGSLALEILPSGRKFWSDSPKGVGGNSPYRAGSSNFCSAADANAEDGSLAANGDISADDRVGDCSDEKECDEIVDSPSSEKNIKSGATSEKSAVNVISASVKDSEAEYINLIAKKLENLLVKQREELDELKRKHKLAVSDLLKELSPEISQKVLNICNLQMPGGEVQGESRASFI from the exons ATGCTGCCGGATTCCTCCGAGCAGGACCTCGACGATCCTGACATGGAATTCGTCGAGGTTGATCCCTCTGGTCGTTATGGTCGG TACAAGGAAGTTTTAGGGAAAGGGGCTTTCAAGAAAGT ATATCGAGCGTTTGATGAATTGGAAGGTATTGAAGTGGCTTGGAATCAGATTAAGCTGGCGGATGTTTTGCGTAACTCTGAAGATTTCGAGCGACTTTATTCGGAGGTTCATTTACTCAAGACTTTGAAGCATAagaatataattaagttttataacTCATGGATTGACTCCAAGAGCGAGAACATCAACTTCATTACTGAAATTTTCACCTCAGGAACGTTGCGCCA ATACCGGAAGAAACATAAGCATGTTGATTTGAGAGCTGTGAAGAAATGGTCTAAGCAGATTCTGGAAGGCCTTCACTATCTTCACAGTAATAATCCTCCCATCATTCATCGTGACCTGAAGTGCGATAACATTTTTGTCAATGGGAATCAAGGGGAGGTAAAAATTGGTGATTTAGGATTGGCGGCTATCCTCCAGCAGGCCAATTCAGCTCACAGTGTCATAG GAACTCCGGAATTCATGGCCCCAGAACTTTACGAAGAGGAATACAACGAGCTTGTTGACATCTATGCTTTTGGTATGTGCTTGCTAGAGTTGGTAACAGTTGAGTACCCGTATGTTGAATGTGCCAATGCCGCTCAAATATACAAGAAAGTTACATCT GGAATAAAGCCAGCATCATTGGCAAAAGTGACAGATCCCGAAGTTAAAGCATTTATTGAAAAGTGTATTGCTCATGTATCTGAACGGTTATCTGCGAAGGACCTCTTGATGGATCCCTTCCTTCAGTCAGATTATGATAATGAAAGTGTAGGCCGATCTTCAAAAGCTCAAACCCATCATTTAG CTATTGTTGTGGATACTTCTTCTGAAGCAAGTAGGGAATTCACGGTGGAAGGTCAGAGGAGAGataataatacaatatttttaaaattgagaattgCAGATTCCTCAG GTCATATTCGCAATATCCACTTTCCTTTTGATATCGAAGCAGACACTTCAACCTCTGTTGCCAGTGAAATGGTTGAGGAGTTGGAACTAACTGATCAAGATGTTACAACTATTGCTAGGATGATTGACTCTGAAATTCGGTTTCACATTCCTAGTTGGAACGTCAGTGAACTTCCTGTTGACAGTTATAGTCAAGATTCAGGCTATACCTCTGAAAGTAGGCCAGAGGCCTCTCCTATGAAACACGATTCTGTTACTTCTCCTGGCAGTCTTGCATTAGAAATATTACCTTCAGGTCGAAAGTTCTGGTCTGACTCGCCAAAGGGAGTTGGTGGAAACTCTCCATATCGTGCTGGTAGTTCAAACTTTTGTTCTGCTGCAGATGCAAACGCTGAGGATGGTAGTTTGGCCGCGAATGGTGATATTTCAGCAGATGATCGTGTTGGTGATTGTAGTGATGAGAAGGAGTGTGATGAGATTGTTGATTCCCCTTccagtgaaaaaaatattaaatcaggTGCAACCAGTGAAAAATCTGCTGTGAATGTAATATCTGCAAGCGTAAAAGATTCAGAAGCAGAATACATCAATCTCATAGCAAAAAAACTGGAGAATTTGTTGGTTAAACAAAGAGAGGAGTTAGATGAACTAAAGAGGAAGCACAAATTAGCTGTCTCGGATCTTTTGAAGGAACTTTCTCCAGAAATTAGCCAGAAGGTTCTAAATATATGCAACCTACAGATGCCTGGCGGTGAAGTGCAGGGAGAGAGTCGCGCTTCATTCATCTAA
- the LOC106762657 gene encoding elongation factor Tu, chloroplastic, with amino-acid sequence MALSSATASSKLILFPHASSSSSSSSSSSPSSLNSTPFRSTTTHKLTTLSSSFLQPSTILRRTPSTTTHRRQFTVRAARGKFERKKPHVNIGTIGHVDHGKTTLTAALTMALASLGNSAPKKYDEIDAAPEERARGITINTATVEYETENRHYAHVDCPGHADYVKNMITGAAQMDGAILVVSGADGPMPQTKEHILLAKQVGVPNMVVFLNKQDQVDDEELLQLVELEVRELLSSYEFPGDDIPIVSGSALLALEALMANPAIKRGENEWVDKIYQLMDEVDNYIPIPQRQTDLPFLLAVEDVFSITGRGTVATGRVERGTIRVGETVDLVGLRETRNTTVTGVEMFQKILDEALAGDNVGLLLRGVQKVDIQRGMVLAKPGTITPHTKFVAIVYVLKKEEGGRHSPFFAGYRPQFYMRTTDVTGKVTSIMNDKDEESKMVMPGDRVKMVVELIVPVACEQGMRFAIREGGKTVGAGVIQSIIE; translated from the coding sequence ATGGCACTTTCTTCTGCAACTGCTTCCTCCAAACTCATACTCTTCCCACATGCATCatcgtcgtcatcatcatcttcttcttcctcaccctCTTCTTTAAATTCTACACCCTTCCGCTCCACCACCACCCATAAACTAACCACTCTCTCTTCCTCCTTCCTCCAGCCCTCCACCATCCTCCGCCGCACACCCTCCACCACAACTCACCGCCGCCAATTCACCGTCCGCGCCGCGCGAGGCAAGTTCGAGCGCAAGAAGCCCCACGTCAACATAGGCACCATCGGGCATGTCGACCACGGAAAGACCACCCTCACCGCCGCCCTCACCATGGCTCTCGCCTCCCTCGGCAACAGCGCCCCCAAGAAGTACGACGAGATTGACGCCGCCCCGGAGGAGCGCGCCCGCGGCATCACCATCAACACCGCCACCGTCGAATACGAAACCGAAAACCGCCACTACGCCCACGTGGACTGCCCCGGCCACGCTGACTACGTCAAGAACATGATCACCGGCGCCGCCCAGATGGACGGCGCCATTCTGGTTGTCTCCGGCGCCGACGGCCCCATGCCCCAAACGAAAGAACACATCTTGTTGGCAAAACAAGTCGGCGTGCCCAACATGGTAGTGTTCCTGAACAAACAGGACCAAGTCGACGACGAAGAACTCCTCCAGTTGGTGGAACTCGAAGTTCGCGAGCTTCTCTCCTCGTATGAGTTCCCCGGCGACGACATCCCCATCGTCTCGGGTTCCGCACTCTTGGCCCTGGAAGCTCTCATGGCGAACCCGGCAATCAAACGCGGGGAAAACGAATGGGTCGATAAAATCTACCAACTCATGGACGAAGTGGACAACTACATTCCCATTCCGCAGCGCCAAACCGATCTCCCTTTCCTTCTCGCCGTGGAAGACGTTTTCTCAATCACCGGGCGTGGCACGGTGGCGACGGGGCGAGTGGAGCGTGGGACAATTAGAGTTGGCGAAACCGTTGACCTTGTAGGTTTGAGGGAAACGAGGAACACGACGGTGACCGGCGTGGAGATGTTCCAGAAGATTCTTGACGAGGCGTTGGCGGGGGACAACGTGGGGCTTCTGCTGAGAGGGGTTCAGAAGGTGGACATTCAGAGAGGGATGGTTCTGGCGAAGCCTGGCACCATTACGCCGCACACCAAGTTCGTGGCCATTGTTTATGTTCTGAAGAAGGAGGAAGGTGGGAGGCACTCGCCGTTCTTTGCAGGGTACAGGCCTCAGTTTTACATGAGAACCACCGACGTGACGGGGAAGGTGACCTCCATCATGAACGACAAGGACGAGGAGTCCAAGATGGTTATGCCCGGTGACCGTGTTAAGATGGTCGTCGAGCTCATTGTTCCTGTGGCCTGCGAACAGGGAATGAGGTTCGCCATCAGGGAAGGAGGGAAGACCGTAGGTGCTGGCGTTATCCAATCCATCATCGAGTGA
- the LOC106762579 gene encoding probable serine/threonine-protein kinase WNK3 isoform X1, which translates to MLPDSSEQDLDDPDMEFVEVDPSGRYGRYKEVLGKGAFKKVYRAFDELEGIEVAWNQIKLADVLRNSEDFERLYSEVHLLKTLKHKNIIKFYNSWIDSKSENINFITEIFTSGTLRQYRKKHKHVDLRAVKKWSKQILEGLHYLHSNNPPIIHRDLKCDNIFVNGNQGEVKIGDLGLAAILQQANSAHSVIGTPEFMAPELYEEEYNELVDIYAFGMCLLELVTVEYPYVECANAAQIYKKVTSGIKPASLAKVTDPEVKAFIEKCIAHVSERLSAKDLLMDPFLQSDYDNESVGRSSKAQTHHLANISHNQAIVVDTSSEASREFTVEGQRRDNNTIFLKLRIADSSGHIRNIHFPFDIEADTSTSVASEMVEELELTDQDVTTIARMIDSEIRFHIPSWNVSELPVDSYSQDSGYTSESRPEASPMKHDSVTSPGSLALEILPSGRKFWSDSPKGVGGNSPYRAGSSNFCSAADANAEDGSLAANGDISADDRVGDCSDEKECDEIVDSPSSEKNIKSGATSEKSAVNVISASVKDSEAEYINLIAKKLENLLVKQREELDELKRKHKLAVSDLLKELSPEISQKVLNICNLQMPGGEVQGESRASFI; encoded by the exons ATGCTGCCGGATTCCTCCGAGCAGGACCTCGACGATCCTGACATGGAATTCGTCGAGGTTGATCCCTCTGGTCGTTATGGTCGG TACAAGGAAGTTTTAGGGAAAGGGGCTTTCAAGAAAGT ATATCGAGCGTTTGATGAATTGGAAGGTATTGAAGTGGCTTGGAATCAGATTAAGCTGGCGGATGTTTTGCGTAACTCTGAAGATTTCGAGCGACTTTATTCGGAGGTTCATTTACTCAAGACTTTGAAGCATAagaatataattaagttttataacTCATGGATTGACTCCAAGAGCGAGAACATCAACTTCATTACTGAAATTTTCACCTCAGGAACGTTGCGCCA ATACCGGAAGAAACATAAGCATGTTGATTTGAGAGCTGTGAAGAAATGGTCTAAGCAGATTCTGGAAGGCCTTCACTATCTTCACAGTAATAATCCTCCCATCATTCATCGTGACCTGAAGTGCGATAACATTTTTGTCAATGGGAATCAAGGGGAGGTAAAAATTGGTGATTTAGGATTGGCGGCTATCCTCCAGCAGGCCAATTCAGCTCACAGTGTCATAG GAACTCCGGAATTCATGGCCCCAGAACTTTACGAAGAGGAATACAACGAGCTTGTTGACATCTATGCTTTTGGTATGTGCTTGCTAGAGTTGGTAACAGTTGAGTACCCGTATGTTGAATGTGCCAATGCCGCTCAAATATACAAGAAAGTTACATCT GGAATAAAGCCAGCATCATTGGCAAAAGTGACAGATCCCGAAGTTAAAGCATTTATTGAAAAGTGTATTGCTCATGTATCTGAACGGTTATCTGCGAAGGACCTCTTGATGGATCCCTTCCTTCAGTCAGATTATGATAATGAAAGTGTAGGCCGATCTTCAAAAGCTCAAACCCATCATTTAG CAAATATTTCTCATAATCAAGCTATTGTTGTGGATACTTCTTCTGAAGCAAGTAGGGAATTCACGGTGGAAGGTCAGAGGAGAGataataatacaatatttttaaaattgagaattgCAGATTCCTCAG GTCATATTCGCAATATCCACTTTCCTTTTGATATCGAAGCAGACACTTCAACCTCTGTTGCCAGTGAAATGGTTGAGGAGTTGGAACTAACTGATCAAGATGTTACAACTATTGCTAGGATGATTGACTCTGAAATTCGGTTTCACATTCCTAGTTGGAACGTCAGTGAACTTCCTGTTGACAGTTATAGTCAAGATTCAGGCTATACCTCTGAAAGTAGGCCAGAGGCCTCTCCTATGAAACACGATTCTGTTACTTCTCCTGGCAGTCTTGCATTAGAAATATTACCTTCAGGTCGAAAGTTCTGGTCTGACTCGCCAAAGGGAGTTGGTGGAAACTCTCCATATCGTGCTGGTAGTTCAAACTTTTGTTCTGCTGCAGATGCAAACGCTGAGGATGGTAGTTTGGCCGCGAATGGTGATATTTCAGCAGATGATCGTGTTGGTGATTGTAGTGATGAGAAGGAGTGTGATGAGATTGTTGATTCCCCTTccagtgaaaaaaatattaaatcaggTGCAACCAGTGAAAAATCTGCTGTGAATGTAATATCTGCAAGCGTAAAAGATTCAGAAGCAGAATACATCAATCTCATAGCAAAAAAACTGGAGAATTTGTTGGTTAAACAAAGAGAGGAGTTAGATGAACTAAAGAGGAAGCACAAATTAGCTGTCTCGGATCTTTTGAAGGAACTTTCTCCAGAAATTAGCCAGAAGGTTCTAAATATATGCAACCTACAGATGCCTGGCGGTGAAGTGCAGGGAGAGAGTCGCGCTTCATTCATCTAA